Proteins encoded within one genomic window of Cellulomonas xiejunii:
- a CDS encoding SGNH/GDSL hydrolase family protein, protein MKRSLRTARSAVVALVAALAIVVPGAGAASAHGSRVVYDALGDSYASGYGVPPYADCGRSQSAYAVQLDGRKRVRLDDFVACAGATTTSLVSGGQLAALDADTDLVTLTIGGNDVGWSTAVTACLGGTDAQCTGAVAAVDARITGQLPSLLDTVYAQVAAAAPHARVVVTGYPRLFSTEHGPYLAATPQELGSLNAAADTLDTVIAAAATRAGFRFVDVRQRFEGHGANSPDPWILGPTDPGAFHPTIEGYQAYTAAVTSALKPGKPGCGRHHR, encoded by the coding sequence ATGAAGCGCTCGTTGCGGACGGCGCGGTCCGCCGTCGTGGCCCTCGTCGCCGCGCTCGCGATCGTCGTCCCCGGCGCCGGTGCGGCCTCCGCCCACGGCTCCCGGGTCGTGTACGACGCGCTCGGCGACTCGTACGCCTCCGGGTACGGCGTCCCGCCCTACGCCGACTGCGGTCGCTCGCAGAGCGCCTACGCCGTGCAGCTCGACGGGCGCAAGCGCGTGCGGCTGGACGACTTCGTCGCCTGCGCGGGCGCCACCACGACCTCGCTGGTCAGCGGGGGTCAGCTCGCCGCGCTGGATGCCGACACGGACCTGGTGACGTTGACGATCGGCGGCAACGACGTCGGCTGGTCGACTGCGGTCACCGCGTGCCTCGGCGGCACGGACGCCCAGTGCACAGGCGCGGTCGCCGCCGTCGACGCCCGGATCACGGGCCAGCTGCCGTCCCTGCTCGACACGGTGTACGCCCAGGTGGCCGCAGCCGCCCCGCACGCCCGCGTCGTGGTGACGGGCTACCCGCGCTTGTTCTCCACCGAGCACGGCCCCTACCTCGCCGCCACGCCGCAGGAGCTCGGCAGCCTCAACGCCGCTGCCGACACCCTCGACACGGTGATCGCTGCCGCGGCCACCCGCGCCGGCTTCCGGTTCGTCGACGTGCGTCAACGCTTCGAGGGCCACGGGGCGAACTCCCCGGACCCGTGGATCCTGGGGCCGACGGACCCCGGCGCGTTCCACCCGACGATCGAGGGCTACCAGGCCTACACGGCCGCCGTCACCTCCGCACTGAAGCCCGGCAAGCCGGGGTGCGGCCGGCACCACCGCTGA